A region from the Cannabis sativa cultivar Pink pepper isolate KNU-18-1 chromosome 9, ASM2916894v1, whole genome shotgun sequence genome encodes:
- the LOC115722538 gene encoding ammonium transporter 1 member 1, with the protein MAAALNCTADQLSQLAQFLGSNTTNAAGAAALICDQFSVVSSKYSDATFAIDTTYLLFSAYLVFSMQLGFAMLCAGSVRAKNTMNIMLTNVLDAAAGGLFYYLFGFAFAFGTPSNGFIGRQFFGLDQIPSQNFDYSLFLYQWAFAIAAAGITSGSIAERTQFVAYLIYSSFLTGFVYPVVSHWFWSGDGWAAAAKTDGDLLFGSGVIDFAGSGVVHMVGGIAGLWGALIEGPRIGRFGNGGRTVALRGHSASLVVLGTFMLWFGWYGFNPGSFTKILSSYNSGNYYGQWSAVGRTAVTTTLAGCTAALTTLFGKRILSGHWNVTDVCNGLLGGFAAITAGCSVVEPWAAIICGFVAAVVLISCNKLAEKVKYDDPLEAAQLHGGCGAWGIIFTALFATEKYVNEVYPGKPGRPYGLFMGGGGRLLGAHVIQILVIVGWVSATMGPLFFILHKLKLLRISAEDEMAGMDLTRHGGFAYAYDDQDDSQKHTFQLRKIEPNNTTPPN; encoded by the coding sequence ATGGCGGCGGCTTTGAACTGTACAGCCGACCAGCTCAGCCAACTGGCTCAGTTTCTCGGCTCAAACACAACAAACGCCGCCGGAGCCGCTGCTTTGATCTGCGATCAATTTAGCGTCGTATCTTCTAAATACTCTGACGCTACTTTCGCCATTGATACTACTTACCTTCTCTTCTCTGCTTATCTAGTTTTCTCTATGCAACTCGGCTTCGCTATGCTCTGTGCCGGCTCAGTACGAGCCAAGAACACCATGAACATCATGCTTACTAACGTTCTTGACGCCGCTGCCGGAGGACTATTTTATTACCTGTTTGGCTTTGCTTTTGCCTTTGGAACTCCTTCTAATGGCTTCATCGGTCGTCAATTCTTCGGTCTTGACCAGATCCCTTCGCAAAACTTCGATTACAGTCTTTTTCTATACCAGTGGGCTTTTGCAATCGCTGCAGCAGGAATCACCAGTGGTTCAATCGCTGAAAGGACTCAATTCGTCGCTTACTTGATATATTCCTCGTTTTTGACTGGATTCGTTTATCCTGTTGTTTCTCACTGGTTTTGGTCAGGCGATGGTTGGGCCGCCGCGGCGAAAACCGACGGAGACCTCCTGTTTGGCTCTGGAGTCATCGATTTCGCTGGATCTGGCGTTGTTCATATGGTTGGAGGAATCGCCGGACTCTGGGGAGCCTTAATCGAAGGTCCGAGAATCGGAAGATTCGGAAATGGTGGTCGAACAGTCGCACTCCGTGGTCACAGTGCGAGTCTCGTCGTTCTCGGTACCTTCATGCTCTGGTTCGGATGGTACGGATTCAACCCTGGCTCATTCACAAAAATCTTAAGCTCATACAACTCCGGTAATTACTACGGCCAATGGAGCGCCGTAGGAAGAACAGCCGTAACAACCACACTCGCCGGATGTACGGCCGCTCTAACAACACTCTTCGGAAAAAGAATCCTCTCCGGTCACTGGAACGTCACCGACGTATGCAACGGACTTCTCGGAGGATTCGCCGCCATAACCGCGGGTTGTTCCGTAGTCGAGCCATGGGCGGCGATCATCTGTGGATTCGTGGCGGCGGTGGTTCTAATCTCGTGTAACAAACTGGCTGAGAAGGTTAAATACGACGATCCATTAGAGGCGGCGCAATTACACGGCGGTTGTGGCGCGTGGGGGATAATATTCACGGCGTTATTCGCGACTGAGAAGTACGTGAACGAAGTTTATCCAGGTAAACCGGGCCGGCCTTATGGGCTTTTCATGGGCGGAGGAGGGAGACTATTGGGGGCCCACGTAATCCAGATATTGGTTATTGTTGGGTGGGTCAGTGCCACGATGGGCCCACTTTTCTTCATATTGCATAAGCTTAAATTGCTTCGGATCTCAGCTGAAGATGAAATGGCGGGTATGGATCTGACCCGACATGGAGGCTTTGCTTACGCATATGATGATCAAGATGATTCTCAGAAGCATACTTTTCAACTTAGAAAAATTGAACCTAATAACACAACTCccccaaattaa